In Streptomyces thermolilacinus SPC6, a single genomic region encodes these proteins:
- a CDS encoding rod shape-determining protein — protein MSFIGRDMAVDLGTANTLVYVRGRGIVLNEPSVVAINTNTGGILAVGAEAKKMIGRTPGNIVAVRPLKDGVIADFEITERMLRYFILKIHKRRYLARPRVVVCVPSGITGVERRAVIEASTQAGARQVHIIEEPMAAAIGSGLPVHEATGNMVVDIGGGTTEVAVISLGGIVTAQSIRTAGDELDNAIIQHVKKEYSLLLGERTAEQIKITIGSAHDFGEEEHTEIRGRDLVSGLPKTVVISASEVRKAIEEPVNAIVDAVKTTLDKCPPELSGDIMDRGIVLTGGGALLRGLDERLRQETGMPIHIAEDPLDSVALGSGKCVEEFEALQQVLDAQPRR, from the coding sequence ATGTCGTTCATCGGCCGTGACATGGCTGTCGACCTCGGGACCGCCAACACGCTGGTGTACGTCAGGGGTCGCGGCATCGTCCTCAACGAGCCGTCGGTCGTCGCCATCAACACCAATACCGGTGGCATCCTGGCGGTCGGCGCAGAGGCGAAGAAGATGATCGGCCGGACCCCCGGCAACATCGTCGCGGTGCGGCCGCTGAAGGACGGGGTGATCGCGGACTTCGAGATCACCGAGCGGATGCTCCGGTACTTCATCCTGAAAATCCACAAGCGCCGCTATCTCGCCCGTCCCCGCGTCGTCGTCTGCGTGCCGTCCGGCATCACGGGCGTCGAGCGCCGCGCGGTCATCGAGGCGTCCACCCAGGCCGGTGCCCGGCAGGTGCACATCATCGAGGAGCCCATGGCGGCGGCCATCGGCTCGGGCCTGCCGGTCCACGAGGCCACGGGCAACATGGTCGTGGACATCGGTGGCGGCACCACGGAAGTCGCCGTCATCTCCCTCGGCGGGATCGTCACCGCACAGTCCATCAGGACCGCCGGTGACGAGCTGGACAACGCGATCATCCAGCACGTCAAGAAGGAGTACAGCCTCCTCCTCGGGGAGCGCACGGCCGAACAGATCAAGATCACCATCGGTTCGGCGCACGACTTCGGCGAGGAGGAGCACACCGAGATCCGCGGCCGCGACCTGGTCTCCGGCCTGCCGAAGACCGTGGTGATCTCCGCCTCCGAGGTCCGCAAGGCGATCGAGGAGCCGGTCAACGCGATCGTGGACGCGGTGAAGACGACGCTCGACAAGTGCCCGCCGGAGCTGTCCGGCGACATCATGGACCGCGGCATCGTCCTCACCGGCGGCGGTGCTCTGCTGCGCGGCCTGGACGAGCGGCTGCGCCAGGAGACGGGCATGCCCATCCACATCGCCGAGGACCCGCTGGACTCGGTGGCGCTCGGTTCGGGCAAGTGCGTCGAGGAGTTCGAGGCGCTCCAGCAGGTCCTGGACGCCCAGCCCCGCAGGTAG
- the mrdA gene encoding penicillin-binding protein 2: MSNIPETGRTPRVQIRLIVIQVLVFSLLLTLLGRLWYLQIRNGEEYTNEAKNNHVQQVVQPAVRGTILDARGVPLADNETRLVVSASRTELMRMKDRGKGVLTRLAGVLGMTPKEVMDKVRLCDSKTPQPCWNGSPYQPIPVTDEATTQQALQIRERAEDFPGITAEPTAVRRYPAPGKARTAQVLGYLSPVTDEEIEKAKDTDSPFLRSDQVGRSGIERTYDKYLRGKAGVTRYEVDNLGRVLGEAENDPAIPGSTLVTSIDARVQAVAEYELAQAMKTVRQETDKITGSKYKADAGAVVVMESKTGRVVAMASQPDYDPNVWVGGISGKEYAKLTSKKSNYPLLNRAIQGQSPAGSVFKVVSASAAVRAGYPFNDRYNCSASYSLGGRSFANFESKGHGPITLGDALKYSCNTVFYALGHKEWQRDGGLKPNKGAHDWFYRTAHDFGFGSETGIDLPNEVSGRVPDRQWKQRFWEANKDSWCKQGKKGGSYVEQIAYENCLEGNQLKAFDSINFAIGQGDVLITPVQLATAYAAISNGGTLYQPTVGKALISPDGKKVEEIKPKPRGRLPVDAETIKDLDKGLRSVVEPGGTAAWRFGGWPQDKIPMRAKTGTAQVYGKQTTSWFATYTDDYTIVMTISQGGTGSGASGPAVRNIYDALYGLDDAGNQDLKRALLPKPQKDLPKIQPDGSIEAPAIKPYDPESQKPKDGTGQGDGLPGLAGPPPVWRD; encoded by the coding sequence GTGAGCAACATCCCGGAGACGGGCCGGACCCCACGGGTCCAGATCCGCCTCATCGTCATCCAGGTCCTCGTCTTCTCGCTGCTCCTCACGCTCCTCGGCCGTCTCTGGTACCTCCAGATCCGCAACGGCGAGGAGTACACGAACGAGGCGAAGAACAACCACGTCCAGCAGGTCGTCCAGCCCGCCGTGCGCGGCACCATCCTCGACGCCCGCGGCGTGCCCCTCGCCGACAACGAGACCCGCCTCGTCGTCTCGGCCTCCCGCACCGAGCTGATGCGCATGAAGGACCGCGGCAAGGGCGTGCTCACCCGCCTCGCCGGGGTCCTCGGCATGACGCCCAAGGAGGTCATGGACAAGGTCCGCCTCTGCGACTCCAAGACCCCCCAGCCCTGCTGGAACGGTTCGCCCTACCAGCCGATCCCCGTCACCGACGAGGCCACCACCCAGCAGGCCCTCCAGATCCGCGAACGTGCCGAGGACTTCCCCGGCATCACCGCCGAACCCACCGCCGTTCGCCGCTACCCGGCCCCCGGCAAGGCCCGCACCGCGCAGGTCCTCGGCTACCTATCGCCCGTCACCGACGAGGAGATCGAGAAGGCCAAGGACACCGACTCGCCGTTCCTCCGCTCCGACCAGGTCGGCCGCTCCGGCATCGAGCGCACCTACGACAAGTACCTGCGCGGCAAGGCCGGGGTCACCCGCTACGAGGTGGACAACCTCGGCCGTGTCCTCGGCGAGGCGGAGAACGACCCGGCCATCCCCGGCTCCACCCTCGTCACCTCCATCGACGCCCGCGTCCAGGCCGTCGCCGAGTACGAGCTGGCCCAGGCGATGAAGACGGTCCGCCAGGAGACCGACAAGATCACCGGCAGCAAGTACAAGGCCGACGCGGGCGCCGTCGTCGTCATGGAGTCCAAGACCGGCCGCGTCGTCGCGATGGCCTCCCAGCCGGACTACGACCCCAACGTCTGGGTCGGCGGCATCTCCGGCAAGGAGTACGCGAAGCTCACCAGCAAGAAGTCCAACTACCCGCTGCTGAACCGGGCCATCCAGGGCCAGTCGCCCGCCGGCTCCGTCTTCAAGGTCGTCTCCGCGAGCGCCGCCGTCCGCGCGGGCTACCCCTTCAACGACCGGTACAACTGCTCGGCCTCGTACAGCCTCGGCGGCCGCAGCTTCGCGAACTTCGAGTCCAAGGGGCACGGCCCCATCACCCTCGGGGACGCCCTCAAGTACTCCTGCAACACCGTCTTCTACGCGCTCGGCCACAAGGAGTGGCAGCGCGACGGCGGCCTCAAGCCGAACAAGGGCGCCCACGACTGGTTCTACCGGACCGCCCACGACTTCGGCTTCGGTTCCGAGACCGGCATCGACCTGCCCAACGAGGTCAGCGGCCGCGTCCCCGACCGCCAGTGGAAGCAGCGGTTCTGGGAGGCCAACAAGGACTCCTGGTGCAAGCAGGGCAAGAAGGGCGGCAGCTACGTCGAGCAGATCGCGTACGAGAACTGCCTCGAAGGCAACCAGCTGAAGGCGTTCGACAGCATCAACTTCGCCATCGGCCAGGGCGACGTCCTCATCACGCCCGTCCAGCTCGCCACCGCCTACGCCGCCATCAGCAACGGCGGCACCCTCTACCAGCCCACCGTCGGCAAGGCCCTGATCAGCCCCGACGGCAAGAAGGTCGAGGAGATCAAGCCCAAGCCCCGCGGCAGGCTGCCGGTGGACGCCGAGACCATCAAGGACCTCGACAAGGGCCTGCGGTCCGTGGTCGAGCCGGGCGGTACGGCCGCCTGGCGGTTCGGCGGCTGGCCGCAGGACAAGATCCCGATGCGCGCCAAGACCGGCACCGCCCAGGTGTACGGCAAGCAGACCACCTCGTGGTTCGCCACGTACACCGACGACTACACGATCGTCATGACGATCTCCCAGGGCGGCACCGGCTCCGGCGCCTCGGGCCCCGCCGTCCGCAACATCTACGACGCCCTGTACGGCCTGGACGACGCGGGCAACCAGGACCTCAAGCGCGCCCTCCTGCCCAAGCCGCAGAAGGACCTGCCGAAGATCCAGCCCGACGGCTCCATCGAGGCGCCCGCGATCAAGCCGTACGACCCCGAGTCGCAGAAGCCCAAGGACGGCACGGGACAGGGCGACGGCCTGCCGGGCCTCGCGGGTCCGCCACCGGTCTGGAGGGACTGA
- the rodA gene encoding rod shape-determining protein RodA has translation MPGNNDFSVPRYAPEPGGLWARLTARDSLVRRLDWPLMFSSLALSLVGALLVWSATRNRTELNQGDPYSFLFKHLLNTSIGIVLMIGVIWLGHRTLRGAVPFLYVLSVVLVLLVLTPLGATINGAHAWIVLGGGFSLQPSEFVKVTIILGMAMLLAARVDAGDQLHPDHWTVAKSLVLAVLPMAIVMLMPDLGSVMVMVVIVLGVLLASGASNRWIFGLIGAGIGGAVLVAALGVLDEYQINRFAAFANPELDPAGVGYNTNQARIAVGSGGLYGAGLFNGHQTTGQFVPEQQTDFIFTVAGEELGFLGAGSIIALLGVVMWRACRIARETTELYGTVVAAGIIAWFAFQSFENIGMTLGIMPVAGLPLPFVSYGGSSMFAVWIAVGLLQSIRSQRPITA, from the coding sequence ATGCCCGGAAACAACGACTTCTCCGTCCCCCGCTACGCCCCCGAGCCCGGCGGGCTGTGGGCCAGGCTCACCGCCCGCGACTCGCTGGTGCGCCGACTCGACTGGCCGCTGATGTTCTCGTCGCTGGCCCTGTCCCTCGTCGGCGCGCTCCTCGTGTGGTCCGCGACCCGCAACCGCACCGAACTCAACCAGGGCGACCCGTACTCGTTCCTCTTCAAGCACCTGCTGAACACGAGCATCGGCATCGTCCTGATGATCGGCGTGATCTGGCTGGGCCACCGCACCCTGCGCGGCGCGGTGCCCTTCCTGTACGTCCTGTCCGTCGTGCTGGTGCTGCTCGTCCTCACCCCGCTCGGCGCGACCATCAACGGCGCCCACGCGTGGATCGTCCTCGGCGGCGGCTTCTCGCTCCAGCCGTCCGAGTTCGTCAAGGTGACGATCATCCTCGGCATGGCGATGCTGCTCGCCGCCCGTGTGGACGCCGGGGACCAGCTCCACCCCGACCACTGGACCGTCGCCAAGTCCCTGGTGCTCGCCGTGCTGCCGATGGCGATCGTCATGCTGATGCCGGACCTCGGGTCCGTGATGGTGATGGTCGTGATCGTCCTCGGAGTGCTCCTCGCCTCCGGCGCGTCCAACCGGTGGATCTTCGGCCTGATCGGCGCGGGGATCGGCGGCGCGGTCCTGGTGGCCGCGCTCGGCGTCCTCGACGAGTACCAGATCAACCGCTTCGCCGCGTTCGCCAACCCCGAACTCGACCCCGCCGGAGTCGGCTACAACACCAATCAGGCGCGTATCGCCGTCGGCTCCGGCGGCCTGTACGGGGCGGGCCTCTTCAACGGCCACCAGACGACCGGCCAGTTCGTGCCCGAGCAGCAGACCGACTTCATCTTCACCGTCGCGGGCGAGGAGCTGGGCTTCCTCGGGGCGGGCTCGATCATCGCGCTCCTCGGAGTCGTCATGTGGCGCGCCTGCCGCATCGCCCGCGAGACGACCGAGCTGTACGGCACGGTCGTCGCCGCCGGGATCATCGCCTGGTTCGCGTTCCAGTCGTTCGAGAACATCGGCATGACCCTCGGCATCATGCCGGTCGCCGGTCTGCCGCTTCCGTTCGTCTCGTACGGCGGGTCGTCCATGTTCGCCGTGTGGATCGCCGTCGGCCTGCTCCAGTCCATCCGCTCCCAGAGGCCGATAACGGCATAG
- a CDS encoding DUF4233 domain-containing protein, with protein MRTLCASTLIGEFFVLGFAGLVAMKDPALDMGTVWAVCGVLMAVSVLLCGMITRPGGLQLGWALQIALIVSGLVVPIMFFLGALFAGLWWASIHFGRKIDEAKAKWAAQQEAEASSA; from the coding sequence ATGCGTACGCTCTGCGCCTCGACGCTGATCGGCGAGTTCTTCGTGCTGGGTTTCGCGGGCCTGGTGGCGATGAAGGACCCGGCTCTGGACATGGGCACCGTCTGGGCGGTGTGCGGTGTCCTGATGGCGGTGAGCGTGCTGCTGTGCGGCATGATCACCCGTCCGGGTGGGCTCCAGCTCGGCTGGGCGCTTCAGATCGCGCTCATCGTGAGCGGGCTCGTCGTGCCGATCATGTTCTTCCTCGGCGCGCTGTTCGCGGGCCTGTGGTGGGCGTCCATCCACTTCGGCCGCAAGATCGACGAGGCGAAGGCGAAGTGGGCGGCACAGCAGGAGGCCGAGGCTTCGTCGGCGTAG
- the ndk gene encoding nucleoside-diphosphate kinase — protein sequence MTQRTLVLLKPDAVRRHLIGEIIGRIERKAGWSVTALEMRTLDRAILEQHYAEHIGRPFYEPLVEFMSSGPVVAMVVEGERVIEGVRQLAGPTDPIAAAPGSIRGDYGTIVRENLIHASDSEESAIREMKIFFPGLS from the coding sequence ATGACGCAGCGCACCCTCGTCCTTCTCAAGCCCGACGCCGTCCGAAGGCACCTGATCGGCGAGATCATCGGCCGCATCGAGCGCAAGGCCGGCTGGAGCGTCACCGCGCTGGAGATGCGCACGCTGGACCGGGCGATTCTGGAGCAGCACTACGCCGAGCACATCGGACGGCCCTTCTACGAGCCGCTGGTGGAGTTCATGTCCTCCGGCCCCGTCGTGGCCATGGTCGTCGAGGGCGAGCGGGTCATCGAGGGCGTGCGGCAGCTCGCCGGTCCGACGGACCCGATCGCCGCGGCGCCCGGTTCCATCCGGGGCGACTACGGCACCATCGTCCGGGAGAACCTGATCCACGCCTCGGACTCCGAGGAGTCCGCCATCCGGGAGATGAAGATCTTCTTCCCCGGTCTTTCCTGA
- the mreD gene encoding rod shape-determining protein MreD, which produces MRFNRFLLSGTLIVVALVVQVSVLARLHLPGAVPDLVLLTVVALSMVYGHVSGALIGFTAGLLADLAPPADHAVGRYALVLCVIGYVAGLTRPETGQPRSATGPMVMVVAAAIGSTLLYAGVGALVGDTGARHVGLASLILTAVVYDLLLAPFTVPWIMALARRADNDPIAESAAATGNVTSGWTAGGTGLRLGDRRGGGLRGSLRARAARGRAARAARIKGVKRL; this is translated from the coding sequence ATGCGTTTCAACCGGTTCCTCCTCTCCGGCACCCTGATCGTCGTCGCCCTCGTCGTCCAGGTGTCCGTCCTCGCCCGGCTGCACCTGCCCGGCGCCGTGCCCGACCTGGTGCTGCTGACCGTGGTCGCCCTGTCGATGGTGTACGGGCACGTCAGCGGCGCCCTGATCGGCTTCACCGCCGGGCTGCTCGCCGACCTCGCCCCGCCCGCCGACCACGCGGTCGGGCGGTACGCGCTCGTGCTGTGCGTCATCGGCTACGTCGCCGGGCTCACCCGGCCCGAGACCGGCCAGCCCCGCTCGGCGACCGGCCCGATGGTGATGGTGGTCGCCGCCGCGATCGGCTCCACGCTGCTGTACGCGGGCGTCGGCGCCCTCGTCGGCGACACGGGCGCCCGGCACGTGGGCCTCGCCTCGCTGATCCTCACCGCCGTCGTCTACGACCTGCTCCTCGCGCCGTTCACGGTGCCGTGGATCATGGCGCTCGCCCGGCGCGCCGACAACGACCCGATCGCCGAGTCCGCCGCGGCCACCGGCAACGTCACCTCGGGCTGGACGGCCGGCGGCACCGGCCTGCGCCTCGGCGACCGGCGCGGCGGCGGGCTGCGCGGGAGCCTGCGCGCCCGGGCGGCCCGCGGCAGAGCCGCCCGCGCCGCCCGCATCAAGGGGGTCAAGCGCCTGTGA
- a CDS encoding CYTH and CHAD domain-containing protein, with amino-acid sequence MADTKREIERKYEATTDTAVPDLTRVPGVARVLDAGTAGLDAVYYDTPGLRLAAHSVTLRRRTGGADEGWHLKLPVSPGVRDEIAAPLADEVPEALAALVRARTRGDTLTPVVRLRSSRDVRHLLDDDGTLLAELSTDTVHAERLTDGGSTARWTEIEVELADGGDPALLDAVEKRLRKAGIRPAASPSKLARALEETGTPPPAPHHAGPDDTAGGHVLAYLRAQTDKLLTHDAGLRRDEPEALHDLRVAARRLRSALRSHRKVLDRAATDPLARELRWLGRELGVDRDREVLDARLSAALDTVPRTLQLGPVRGRLRRWSAAHRAGSRGHLLEVLDSDRYLALLDRLDALTADPPLRPAAAKSPEKVLRKAVLKEHARVAARVDRALALDPGSDRDVALHEARKAAKRARYTAELAAPAVGKPARRLARDMKALQRLLGDHQDSVVARRALRELAVQANGAGESSFTWGLLYAREEAEAAARERELPDTWARVRPRGIGS; translated from the coding sequence ATGGCGGACACGAAACGCGAGATCGAGCGCAAGTACGAAGCCACCACCGACACGGCGGTGCCGGACCTGACCCGAGTCCCCGGCGTGGCCCGCGTCCTCGACGCGGGCACCGCGGGCCTCGACGCCGTCTACTACGACACCCCAGGACTGCGCCTCGCCGCGCACTCCGTCACCCTGCGCCGCCGCACCGGCGGCGCGGACGAGGGCTGGCACCTCAAACTGCCCGTCAGCCCCGGCGTACGGGACGAGATCGCCGCGCCCCTCGCCGACGAGGTGCCCGAGGCCCTCGCCGCCCTCGTCCGGGCCCGCACCCGCGGCGACACGCTCACCCCGGTCGTACGGCTGCGCTCCTCCCGCGACGTACGGCACCTCCTGGACGACGACGGCACCCTCCTCGCCGAACTGAGCACCGACACCGTCCACGCCGAACGCCTCACGGACGGCGGCTCCACCGCACGGTGGACCGAGATCGAGGTGGAGCTCGCCGACGGCGGGGACCCCGCCCTGCTGGACGCCGTCGAGAAGCGCCTGCGCAAGGCGGGCATCCGCCCCGCCGCCTCCCCGTCGAAGCTCGCCCGCGCCCTGGAGGAGACCGGCACCCCGCCCCCCGCACCCCACCACGCCGGGCCGGATGACACCGCGGGCGGCCATGTCCTGGCCTACCTCCGCGCCCAGACCGACAAGCTCCTCACGCACGACGCGGGACTGCGCCGCGACGAGCCCGAGGCGCTCCACGACCTGCGCGTCGCCGCCCGCCGCCTGCGCAGCGCCCTGCGCTCCCACCGCAAGGTCCTCGACCGCGCGGCCACCGACCCGCTCGCCCGCGAACTGCGCTGGCTGGGCCGCGAACTCGGTGTGGACCGCGACCGCGAGGTGCTCGACGCGAGGTTGAGCGCCGCCCTCGACACCGTCCCGCGCACCCTCCAGCTCGGCCCGGTGCGCGGACGCCTCCGCCGCTGGTCCGCGGCCCACCGCGCCGGGTCGCGCGGCCACCTCCTGGAGGTCCTCGACAGCGACCGCTACCTGGCCCTCCTCGACCGCCTCGACGCGCTCACCGCCGACCCGCCGCTGCGCCCCGCCGCCGCCAAGTCGCCCGAGAAGGTGCTGCGCAAGGCGGTGCTGAAGGAGCACGCCCGGGTGGCCGCCCGCGTGGACCGGGCCCTCGCCCTCGACCCGGGCTCCGACCGGGACGTCGCCCTGCACGAGGCGCGGAAGGCCGCCAAGCGCGCCCGGTACACCGCCGAACTGGCCGCCCCGGCGGTGGGCAAACCGGCGCGGCGCCTCGCCAGGGACATGAAGGCGCTCCAGCGTCTGCTGGGGGACCACCAGGACAGCGTCGTCGCCCGGCGGGCCCTGCGCGAGCTGGCCGTCCAGGCGAACGGCGCGGGCGAGTCGTCCTTCACCTGGGGCCTCCTCTACGCCCGCGAGGAGGCGGAGGCGGCCGCACGCGAGCGCGAGCTGCCGGACACCTGGGCGAGGGTGCGCCCCCGGGGCATCGGGAGCTGA
- the mreC gene encoding rod shape-determining protein MreC codes for MRDTKESRLLLALLVAVAFALITVDIRGGEESPVDGARRVAATVFGPVENSVASAVDPIGNAIGAVRDSGERHSRIAQLERENAELKAKLGSDDRNRNRLQELDKLLRTAGAGQYGIKAAEVIAIGAAQGFSWTVTIDAGAQDGIRRDMTVLNGDGLVGRVTTVGPSTATVLLANDPDFTVGTRIERTNELGFATGQGARPLSVQLLNGKAKVKPGDRLVTFGSQADRPFVPGVPVGEVIRVDPSSGDLTRRLFVRPYAGFSRLDIVGVVVQAPRTDPRDTVLPAKPKPAPTVTVTVTPSPDGEQPPGEQPQGERDERMNAQPVPGVTPRPDEE; via the coding sequence GTGAGGGACACGAAAGAGAGCCGGCTGCTTCTGGCGCTTCTGGTCGCCGTCGCGTTCGCGCTGATCACGGTGGACATCCGCGGCGGTGAGGAGTCACCGGTCGACGGAGCGCGGCGTGTCGCCGCCACCGTGTTCGGCCCGGTCGAGAACAGCGTCGCGTCCGCGGTGGACCCGATCGGCAACGCCATCGGGGCCGTACGGGACTCCGGCGAGCGCCACAGCCGCATCGCGCAGCTGGAGAGGGAGAACGCCGAGCTGAAGGCGAAGCTCGGCAGTGACGACCGCAACCGCAACCGCCTCCAGGAGCTGGACAAGCTGCTGAGGACGGCCGGCGCGGGGCAGTACGGGATCAAGGCCGCCGAGGTCATCGCCATAGGAGCCGCGCAGGGCTTCTCCTGGACGGTCACCATCGACGCGGGCGCCCAGGACGGCATCCGCCGCGACATGACCGTCCTCAACGGCGACGGGCTCGTCGGCCGGGTCACCACCGTCGGCCCGTCGACCGCCACCGTGCTCCTCGCCAACGACCCGGACTTCACGGTCGGCACGCGGATAGAGCGCACCAACGAGCTGGGCTTCGCCACCGGGCAGGGCGCCCGCCCGCTGTCCGTGCAGCTCCTCAACGGCAAGGCGAAGGTGAAGCCCGGCGACCGGCTGGTCACCTTCGGCTCGCAGGCCGACCGCCCGTTCGTGCCCGGCGTCCCCGTCGGCGAGGTCATCCGCGTGGACCCGTCCAGCGGCGATCTGACCCGCAGGCTGTTCGTCCGCCCGTACGCCGGGTTCAGCCGCCTCGACATCGTCGGCGTCGTCGTCCAGGCGCCCCGCACGGACCCGCGCGACACGGTCCTGCCCGCCAAGCCGAAGCCCGCCCCCACGGTCACCGTCACGGTCACCCCGTCCCCCGACGGCGAGCAGCCCCCGGGCGAGCAGCCGCAGGGCGAGCGGGACGAGCGGATGAACGCCCAGCCCGTGCCCGGCGTCACGCCCCGTCCCGACGAGGAGTAG